The Methanobrevibacter wolinii SH genomic interval ATCAAGAAAGGAGAGATTAAAAGAAGATAAGGTTAATATTAATCTTGTTCCTTTCATTGATATTTTATTTACAATTTTAATATTTGTTGTTGTAACTAGTAGTTTTGCTGGTACTGCAATGCAAGATCAGTCACAAAATAATGTATCTGCCTCAGGTAAACCTAATGTAACAGATACCTCAGGTAATTCTGAATATTATATTATTCCAGTTCAAGGTTTACATAAAGTAACTGTTAATGGACAGGATATGTCTTCTTATATTAAAG includes:
- a CDS encoding ExbD/TolR family protein; this encodes MSLDIKSRKERLKEDKVNINLVPFIDILFTILIFVVVTSSFAGTAMQDQSQNNVSASGKPNVTDTSGNSEYYIIPVQGLHKVTVNGQDMSSYIKDDSIAIHSQVIDSGQINVDSKNKEIIITVPDGMDPKKAVRSPSDKDKTE